The following are encoded together in the Fusarium keratoplasticum isolate Fu6.1 chromosome 1, whole genome shotgun sequence genome:
- a CDS encoding WSC domain-containing protein: protein MSRLSPFIIAVLFLLIGRVTSLTIRDSGSQDPKIYRESNKYKYYGCYNETTDIKDSAEERALTGGTHLVKAGKMTVPMCLEFCTFNGTEYAFAGLEWSRECWCAPYLSALSEKLHDDNCTNPCEGNSSQVCGGPLKLSIYELSKGGDAPDSAAITRTPWPLLLTAVLAAWFL from the exons atgTCGAGACTGTCGCCTTTCATTATTGCTGTCCtattcctcctcatcggccgCGTAACATCTCTTACCATCCGAGATTCCGGAAGTCAAGACCCAAAGATCTATCGGGAATCTAACAAGTACAAATACTATGGCTGCTACAACGAGACGACCGATATCAAAGACTCTGCCGAGGAACGTGCCCTCACCGGTGGTACCCATCTTGTCAAGGCGGGCAAGATGACGGTTCCTATGTGTCTCGAATTTTGCACTTTCAATGGCACCGAGTATGCATTTGCTGGACTTGAATGGTCACG GGAATGCTGGTGCGCCCCGTATCTATCTGCCCTCTCAGAGAAGCTTCACGACGATAACTGCACAAATCCATGCGAGGGAAACTCTTCTCAAGTCTGTGGTGGTCCATTAAAGTTGAGCATATACGAGTTGTCAAAAGGGGGTGATGCACCAGACTCGGCAGCCATAACAAGGACACCATGGCCATTGTTACTCACTGCTGTGTTGGCTGCATGGTTCCTTTAA